Proteins encoded by one window of Terriglobia bacterium:
- a CDS encoding DUF916 domain-containing protein: MQGRETKKSRGGRQGASVAGLSGLLLVAAMIFGSGITLRADVAIGVFPIRAEHEVQAGQTKTDGITVDNDSAENIHMRVTVADWYLTRDGNPTFVKKGKSPEFSMSEWIVVNPAEFVVPPHGHQIIRYTFTVPKDTPDGGYHTAIMIESVPNIAPGQDAHAAYLNARVGAIIYDRVGKTTPQGTITAQQVVIDQKDTGQVGVQITLKNSGSSHFRFKGESKIIDKQGKVIETLPINDSVVLPQSERDVFVPVKGILPTDGFTIVSSLDIGLKELLEAETRVEPNPSSQPEVKK; the protein is encoded by the coding sequence ATGCAAGGAAGAGAAACAAAGAAAAGCAGAGGGGGACGGCAAGGGGCCTCGGTGGCCGGGCTGTCAGGGCTACTGCTGGTGGCCGCTATGATCTTCGGATCAGGAATCACCCTTCGTGCGGATGTCGCCATCGGGGTCTTCCCGATCCGCGCGGAGCATGAGGTTCAGGCGGGACAGACCAAGACCGACGGGATCACGGTCGACAATGACTCGGCAGAAAACATTCATATGCGCGTCACGGTGGCGGATTGGTATCTCACACGCGATGGAAACCCCACCTTCGTGAAAAAGGGCAAGTCTCCCGAGTTCTCGATGAGCGAATGGATTGTGGTGAATCCCGCAGAATTCGTCGTGCCTCCTCACGGTCATCAGATCATCCGTTACACGTTCACGGTTCCCAAGGATACCCCCGACGGTGGATATCACACAGCCATCATGATTGAGTCGGTTCCCAATATTGCGCCGGGACAAGACGCGCATGCCGCTTACTTGAACGCCCGGGTTGGCGCCATTATTTACGACCGCGTGGGAAAGACCACGCCGCAGGGAACCATCACCGCTCAGCAGGTGGTGATTGACCAGAAAGACACGGGCCAGGTGGGAGTCCAGATCACTTTGAAGAACAGCGGTTCCTCTCATTTCCGATTCAAGGGAGAAAGCAAGATCATCGACAAACAGGGAAAGGTGATTGAGACCCTGCCGATCAATGACTCCGTGGTCCTCCCCCAGTCGGAACGGGACGTTTTCGTCCCGGTCAAAGGAATCCTTCCCACCGACGGATTTACGATTGTCAGCAGCCTGGACATTGGACTGAAAGAACTGCTCGAAGCAGAGACCCGAGTGGAGCCGAATCCTTCAAGTCAGCCGGAAGTGAAAAAGTAA